In Musa acuminata AAA Group cultivar baxijiao chromosome BXJ2-3, Cavendish_Baxijiao_AAA, whole genome shotgun sequence, the following proteins share a genomic window:
- the LOC135606499 gene encoding two-component response regulator-like APRR7 isoform X2 has protein sequence MSLFDLRRILATTNKSQPSAAGNQAHPSTRAHPTSMFHSSSTITTTSSSSFRDATLFPPASCTTATHAVDGAPPRGFIDVNASGFLPSSASSSSSLRPRSLPRSSSSHLLPVYHPTTHPFKPMPFSFPLQHQPRHQNPPPELASPSSPPSSSSCDFPHFMACPVRRVFSTGDLQRLTGMVVSGENHNQEGGEIAAKAARYKPEERKERIVRYRSRRKHRNFHKKITYACRKTLADSRPRVRGRFARNGETDGRVEVETDAAENSCEQADGGREVGDGSDRSRAAPTAGEEYDDEDIWAAISDVLSMNLLS, from the exons ATGTCCTTGTTTGATCTGAGGCGTATACTCGCTACCACCAATAAAAGCCAGCCCTCGGCTGCCGGTAACCAAGCACACCCCTCCACAAGAGCCCACCCGACGTCAATGTTTCATTCCTCctccaccatcaccaccacctcctcctcttctttccgtGATGCTACACTTTTCCCTCCGGCCAGCTGCACCACCGCCACGCATGCTGTTGATGGCGCCCCACCCCGTGGCTTCATCGATGTCAATGCCTCCGgcttccttccctcctctgcttCTTCTTCGTCCTCCCTCCGTCCTCGGTCTCTCCCCAGGAGCAGCAGCAGCCACTTGCTCCCCGTCTACCACCCTACCACCCATCCCTTCAAGCCGATGCCCTTTTCTTTCCCTCTCCAGCACCAACCCCGTCACCAGAATCCTCCGCCAGAACTCGCCTCGCCGTCGAgcccgccctcctcctcctcctgcgacTTTCCTCACTTCATGGCCTGTCCCGTGAGGCGCGTCTTCAGCACCGGCGACCTCCAG AGGTTGACTGGAATGGTGGTGTCTGGGGAGAATCATAATCAGGAAGGAGGCGAGATTGCTGCGAAAGCGGCGCGGTACAAACCAGAGGAGAGGAAGGAGCGGATCGTAAGATATCGGAGCAGACGCAAGCATAGGAATTTCCACAAGAAGATCACT TACGCGTGCAGGAAGACATTAGCCGACAGCCGGCCACGGGTGAGGGGCAGGTTCGCGAGAAACGGCGAGACAGACGGGAGGGTGGAGGTGGAAACGGATGCGGCCGAGAACAGCTGCGAACAGGCGGACGGCGGCAGAGAAGTGGGCGACGGGAGTGATCGGTCTAGGGCGGCGCCGACAGCCGGCGAAGAGTACGACGACGAGGACATCTGGGCCGCTATCTCTGACGTCCTTTCCATGAATCTTCTCTCctaa
- the LOC135606499 gene encoding uncharacterized protein LOC135606499 isoform X1 produces the protein MSLFDLRRILATTNKSQPSAAGNQAHPSTRAHPTSMFHSSSTITTTSSSSFRDATLFPPASCTTATHAVDGAPPRGFIDVNASGFLPSSASSSSSLRPRSLPRSSSSHLLPVYHPTTHPFKPMPFSFPLQHQPRHQNPPPELASPSSPPSSSSCDFPHFMACPVRRVFSTGDLQRLTGMVVSGENHNQEGGEIAAKAARYKPEERKERIVRYRSRRKHRNFHKKITVHTVPFHPSLSSTTLDISCLQFVRKTIPLTLLFGLTVRVQEDISRQPATGEGQVREKRRDRREGGGGNGCGREQLRTGGRRQRSGRRE, from the exons ATGTCCTTGTTTGATCTGAGGCGTATACTCGCTACCACCAATAAAAGCCAGCCCTCGGCTGCCGGTAACCAAGCACACCCCTCCACAAGAGCCCACCCGACGTCAATGTTTCATTCCTCctccaccatcaccaccacctcctcctcttctttccgtGATGCTACACTTTTCCCTCCGGCCAGCTGCACCACCGCCACGCATGCTGTTGATGGCGCCCCACCCCGTGGCTTCATCGATGTCAATGCCTCCGgcttccttccctcctctgcttCTTCTTCGTCCTCCCTCCGTCCTCGGTCTCTCCCCAGGAGCAGCAGCAGCCACTTGCTCCCCGTCTACCACCCTACCACCCATCCCTTCAAGCCGATGCCCTTTTCTTTCCCTCTCCAGCACCAACCCCGTCACCAGAATCCTCCGCCAGAACTCGCCTCGCCGTCGAgcccgccctcctcctcctcctgcgacTTTCCTCACTTCATGGCCTGTCCCGTGAGGCGCGTCTTCAGCACCGGCGACCTCCAG AGGTTGACTGGAATGGTGGTGTCTGGGGAGAATCATAATCAGGAAGGAGGCGAGATTGCTGCGAAAGCGGCGCGGTACAAACCAGAGGAGAGGAAGGAGCGGATCGTAAGATATCGGAGCAGACGCAAGCATAGGAATTTCCACAAGAAGATCACTGTGCATACTGTTCCATTTCATCCTTCCCTTTCGTCTACGACACTCGACATTTCTTGTTTACAATTCGTGAGAAAAACGATACCTCTAACACTGTTGTTTGGCTTGACAGTACGCGTGCAGGAAGACATTAGCCGACAGCCGGCCACGGGTGAGGGGCAGGTTCGCGAGAAACGGCGAGACAGACGGGAGGGTGGAGGTGGAAACGGATGCGGCCGAGAACAGCTGCGAACAGGCGGACGGCGGCAGAGAAGTGGGCGACGGGAGTGA